One genomic window of Glycine soja cultivar W05 chromosome 9, ASM419377v2, whole genome shotgun sequence includes the following:
- the LOC114367586 gene encoding pumilio homolog 6, chloroplastic-like: MATESLIRISEAGGKWPSHKEAAAFGSSSRNMATEDLGILLKGHRFQGGGKDAAPNRSGSAPPSIEGSFLAIENLLPQHNTAQNASFANLSSTMQNCESEEQLRADPAYLAYYNSNVNLNPRLSPPLTSWENRHLGRHIGSFRNNWRMSSADDSGKSSVHLTQRTLSTHKEESEDDSAQQPYDDELVKASGIWRRPDATSLASQHKNMVDLIQEDFPRTMSPVYNKSLSVSHGLADKPIDLDAGSSSSHGPSVTTIEAGKHTVGADDIRVSSSVDTHAPVASSSSLESTGSIGVTDLDIATVEYQLKALGVSNAPNSESLSYKEKWKTGYQNNLMQRQGFQQQNNPYDVPSANSQNVNSVYAGREQFPFNSNKFSNVQPLLQSSGFTPPLYATAAAYMSSANPFYTNMQASGIYTPQYVGGYTVNPTAFPPYVTAYPPHGAVPLVIDGATSSSYTPLTPGVSIGGNISHGAEMVQTNKYLGQFGFPPQPSFGDPMYMQYHQQPFVEGYGISGHFDPLAPRASGVSQISPYDSQKRPSTGAYLDDKKLPDQRTAANMTSRRGGVSIPSYFGHMPNMGFVMQHPSSPLPSPVLSGYPEGSPGLPGVRNEINLSPASGRNGGIISGWQVQRSFDSAHDPKIVNFLEDLKSGKSRRFELSDIIGHIVEFSSDQHGSRFIQQKLESCSVEEKTLVFKEVLPHASKLMTDVFGNYVIQKFFEYGSPEQRRELADRLVGQILPLSLQMYGCRVIQKALEVIELEQKAQLVHELDGNVMRCVRDQNGNHVIQKCIESIPTKKISFILSAFRGQVATLSMHPYGCRVMQRVLEHCTDESQCQFIVDEILESVCALAQDQYGNYVTQHVLERGKPQERSQIINKLSGHIVQLSQHKFASNVVEKCLEYGDTTERELLVAEIFGHDEKCDNLLTMMKDQFANYVVQKVIDICSENQRAMLLSHVRIHAHALKKYTYGKHIVARLEHQFGENQTPSS, translated from the exons CCCAGAATGCAAGCTTTGCAAATCTAAGCAGCACTATGCAAAATTGCGAGTCTGAAGAACAATTGCGAGCTGATCCAGCTTATTTGGCATATTACAATTCCAATGTCAACCTAAACCCTAGACTTTCTCCCCCGCTTACGTCCTGGGAAAATCGCCATCTGGGACGACATATTGGcagttttagaaataattggaGAATGTCTTCTGCAGATGATAGCGGTAAAAGTTCTGTACATTTGACTCAAAGGACTCTTTCCACACACAAGGAGGAGTCTGAAGATGATTCAGCCCAACAGCCATATGACGATGAATTAGTTAAGGCAAGTGGAATATGGCGTAGACCTGATGCAACTTCATTGGCATCTCAGCACAAAAATATGGTTGATTTAATTCAG GAAGATTTTCCACGCACCATGTCGCCTGTATATAATAAGTCTCTTTCTGTAAGTCACGGACTAGCAGATAAACCAATTGATTTAGATGCTGGTTCTAGCTCTTCTCATGGCCCCTCTGTTACTACAATAGAGGCTGGTAAACATACTGTAGGTGCAGATGACATAAGGGTGTCATCAAGTGTCGATACCCATGCCCCAGTTGCAAGCTCATCATCTCTTGAATCCACTGGCAGCATTGGTGTTACTGACTTAGACATTGCAACTGTTGAGTATCAACTAAAGGCTCTTGGTGTATCTAATGCACCAAATTCAGAAAGTCTGAGTTACAAAGAGAAATGGAAGACCGGCTACCAGAACAATTTGATGCAACGCCAGGGATTCCAGCAACAAAACAATCCATATGATGTTCCTAGTGCCAACTCTCAAAATGTAAATTCTGTGTATGCTGGTAGGGAACAATTTCCTTTTAATTCCAACAAGTTCTCCAATGTCCAGCCACTACTGCAGTCATCTGGTTTTACACCTCCCCTATATGCCACAGCAGCTGCTTATATGTCCTCAGCCAATCCATTTTACACTAATATGCAGGCGTCAGGTATATATACTCCACAATATGTTGGCGGATACACTGTAAATCCCACAGCTTTTCCTCCATATGTTACTGCTTATCCTCCTCATGGTGCTGTACCTCTTGTCATTGATGGAGCTACTAGCTCCAGTTATACTCCACTAACACCGGGGGTTTCAATTGGGGGAAACATTTCGCATGGAGCTGAAATGGTACAGACAAACAAGTACCTTGGGCAATTTGGATTTCCTCCACAGCCTTCTTTTGGTGATCCTATGTACATGCAATATCATCAGCAACCTTTTGTGGAGGGATATGGTATTTCTGGTCATTTTGATCCACTGGCACCTAGAGCAAGTGGTGTTAGCCAAATTAGTCCTTATGATTCGCAAAAAAGGCCCAGTACTGGTGCTTATTTGGATGATAAAAAATTACCTGATCAGAGAACTGCTGCTAATATGACCTCTAGAAGAGGTGGAGTATCAATTCCTAGTTATTTTGGACACATGCCAAACATGGGTTTTGTAATGCAGCATCCGAGTTCACCACTTCCTAGTCCAGTTTTATCTGGATACCCAGAAGGAAGTCCAGGCCTTCCAGGAGTTAGGAATGAAATAAATCTTTCCCCGGCTTCTGGAAGAAATGGAGGCATAATATCTGGATGGCAAGTTCAGAGATCTTTTGACAGTGCTCATGACcccaaaattgttaattttcttgAAGACTTAAAATCTGGCAAAAGTCGAAGATTTGAACTATCTGATATTATTGGACATATTGTTGAATTTAG CTCTGATCAGCATGGGAGTCGATTTATACAGCAGAAGTTGGAAAGTTGTAGTGTCGAAGAGAAGACATTAGTGTTTAAAGAGGTTCTTCCACATGCTTCTAAATTAATGACTGATGTTTTTGGTAACTACGTAATACAGAAG TTTTTTGAGTATGGAAGCCCAGAGCAGAGGAGAGAACTTGCAGATCGACTTGTTGGCCAGATACTGCCTTTAAGTTTGCAGATGTATGGCTGTCGTGTAATCCAAAAG GCACTTGAGGTTATTGAGCTTGAACAGAAAGCTCAGCTTGTTCATGAGCTAGATGGAAATGTAATGAGATGTGTTCGTGATCAAAATGGTAACCATGTTATTCAAAAGTGCATTGAATCTATTCCAACCAAAAAGATTAGCTTTATACTATCTGCATTTCGTGGTCAAGTTGCTACTCTATCAATGCATCCTTATGGATGCCGAGTCATGCAG AGAGTTCTAGAACATTGCACAGACGAGAGTCAATGCCAGTTTATTGTAGATGAAATCTTGGAGTCAGTCTGTGCTCTTGCTCAGGATCAGTATGGTAATTATGTTACACAG CATGTCTTGGAGAGAGGAAAGCCTCAAGAAAGGAGTCAAATTATCAACAAGTTGTCAGGACATATTGTTCAATTAAGCCAGCATAAGTTTGCTTCAAATGTTGTAGAAAAATGTTTGGAGTATGGTGATACCACCGAACGGGAGTTGCTAGTTGCAGAGATATTTGGGCATGATGAAAAATGTGATAATTTATTG ACAATGATGAAAGATCAATTTGCGAATTATGTGGTCCAGAAGGTCATTGATATCTGTTCTGAAAATCAGCGAGCAATGTTGCTTTCTCACGTAAGAATTCATGCTCATGCTTTGAAGAAATACACTTATGGAAAACACATTGTGGCTCGGTTGGAACATCAATTTGGAG AGAATCAAACACCCAGCTCATGA
- the LOC114367868 gene encoding U3 small nucleolar RNA-associated protein 25 yields MKTPQSASKLKRKREEGKGKKKKKAGNKEEKRKITDIPESHSMLEYDHDEGEGFDHESPRSEVVESLWQDPDVNDSGLTEGSETKEDVGFRSDEEDIGITGQPTSEDSLHLSSFDLHLEHNLSKEEIDGQRNRKFSWETPAIGMSNCKWIGTGENILEDLDINSCHGLKSKLSEHWMDVYRTAGGKDISSPKQKIFFSLCSSYRDILYCNKRPFYLKGLEDTSIMDAYIMHSLNHVFRTRDCVKKNDSKLTKLKENADSDKFRDQGFTRPKVLILLPLASIVYRVVKRLIQLTPSAFKVNVEHMDRFSTKFGSEEHKGNTENDDESENAKPLKSSKATDFQILFGGNNEDDFMIGIKFTRKTIKLFSDFHTSDIIIASALCLVNKIEEAGSNKEKDVDFLSSIEVLIIDHADVISMQNWSHVHTVIEHLNRLPSKQLGTDVMRIRPWYLDDHARFYRQTIILGLYSNPDVNASFNHQCLNYEGKVKLISEYKGVLHKVVPEIRQIYERFNVDSIVEADDARFDYFVKKVFPRIKDLDQGGTMLFTNSYFEFIRIRNFLKSQNASFCLLGEYTTQSDISRARLWFYEGKRKIMVYTERSHFYHRYKIRGVQNLIIYSLPERKEFYPEIVNMLDGSDNMTCTVLFSYLDKLRLERIVGTTPAKRMVAAEKGVFVFCH; encoded by the exons GAAAAGGGAAGAAGGTAaaggtaagaaaaaaaagaaagcaggTAACAAggaggaaaaaaggaaaattacagACATCCCTGAATCTCATAGCATGCTGGAGTATGACCATGATGAAGGGGAAG GGTTTGACCATGAGTCTCCTAGAAGCGAAGTTGTGGAAAGTTTGTGGCAAGATCCTGATGTCAATGATTCTGGATTAACAGAAGGTTCTGAAACTAAAGAAGATGTTGGGTTTCGTTCAGATGAAGAGGATATTGGAATTACTGGCCAACCAACTTCTGAAGATTCATTGCATTTGAG CTCTTTTGATTTACATTTGGAACATAATTTATCCAAAGAAGAAATTGACGGCCAAAGGAATAGGAAATTTAGCTGGGAGACTCCAGCCATTGGCATGTCAAATTGCAAGTGGATAGGAACTGGAGAGAACATTTTGGAG GATTTGGATATCAATTCTTGTCATGGTCTCAAATCAAAATTGTCCGAGCATTGGATGGATGTCTACAGGACAGCTGGAGGCAAAGATATTAGTTCACCTAAACAGAAGATATTTTTCTCCCTTT GCAGCAGTTACCGGGATATACTTTACTGTAACAAGAGGCCTTTCTATCTCAAAGGTCTTGAAGACACAAGCATCATGGATGCATACATAATGCATTCT CTCAATCATGTCTTCAGAACTAGAGACtgtgtgaaaaaaaatgattccaAACTGACCAAGCTTAAAGAGAATGCTGATAGTGATAAATTTCGAGATCAGGGTTTTACTCGTCCTAAG gttttaattttattgccATTGGCAAGTATTGTGTACCGTGTTGTGAAGAGGCTTATACAGCTTACACCTTCAGCTTTCAAG GTCAATGTTGAACATATGGATCGTTTCTCCACTAAATTTGGAAGTGAAGAACATAAAGGTAATACAGAAAATGACGATGAATCTGAAAATGCAAAACCTCTAAAGTCTTCCAAAGCGACAGATTTTCAAATACTTTTTGGTGGTAATAATGAGGATGACTTTATGATTGGCATCAAATTTACTAG GAAGACAATCAAGTTGTTTAGTGATTTCCATACCTCTGACATTATTATTGCTTCAGCACTTTGCTTGGTTAAT AAAATTGAAGAGGCTGGGAGTAATAAGGAAAAAGATGTAGATTTTCTTTCCTCCATAGAG GTTCTGATCATTGATCATGCAGATGTAATATCAATGCAG AATTGGTCTCATGTGCATACAGTTATTGAACACTTAAACCGCTTACCATCTAAGCAGCTTGGGACAGATGTAATGCGCATTAGACCATG GTATCTTGATGATCATGCCAGATTTTACAGGCAAACAATAATACTGGGTCTTTATTCAAATCCAG ATGTAAATGCTTCATTCAATCATCAGTGCCTTAATTATGAAGGGAAG GTGAAATTGATCAGTGAATATAAAGGTGTCTTACACAAAGTGGTACCCGAAATACGACAA ATTTATGAACGATTTAACGTAGACTCTATAGTAGAAGCTGATGATGCTCgatttgattattttgttaaaaag GTTTTTCCCAGAATAAAAGATTTAGATCAg GGAGGGACCATGTTGTTTACCAATTCTTACTTTGAATTTATTCGAATCCGAAATTTTTTGAAGTCACAAAATGCCTCCTTTTGTCTGCTTGGGGA gtATACAACCCAAAGTGATATTTCTCGTGCGCGTCTTTGGTTCtatgaaggaaaaagaaaaattatggtttACACAGAGAGATCTCACTTTTACCACAGATATAAG ATTCGTGGGGTTCagaatttaatcatttattcacTCCCAGAGAGGAAAGAATTTTACCCTGAG ATTGTGAATATGCTTGATGGGTCGGACAATATGACATGCACTGTCCTTTTTTCCTACCTTGACAAGCTTCGG CTGGAAAGAATTGTTGGAACTACTCCAGCCAAAAGGATGGTGGCTGCGGAGAAAggtgtttttgttttctgccATTAG